Within the Medicago truncatula cultivar Jemalong A17 chromosome 4, MtrunA17r5.0-ANR, whole genome shotgun sequence genome, the region gggtggaattaacgaacgatgaaaacgtgacgagcatgttttgggagcacaacatgttccagtggatcgatatgcgggtgacgttgctgagatcaactgaagatatcatcaaaagtttgattccgccggaagatcgtcattaggtacggaatgaatgcaccttttagctacaacaattgtcttccttcaaatggggtaattcaaacttgccaaacggcaGGTCTCCAATATTCGACCGGCATTCCCATTGTTcttgtcaaaagattaaattcttgttaggctggtttaaatgaaggtattgaagtgtcaacgAATGGACCTCATTCTTTTGTCATTTGAATACCGTCATTTAATcccagcctaacaagaatttaatcttttgaatggaacaatggGAATGCCGGTCGAATATTGGAGTCCTGCtgcttggcaagtttgaatttaccccattcaaaggtaacacaattgttgtagttgggaGGTACAAacgtccaactgcaacaattgtcttcatCTGAAttgggtaattcaaacttgttaaacgaCAGGAATCCAGCATGCGATGAGCATCTTGAacaatggtattcaagtgtcaaggaatgcacctcattcttttgacacttgaataccatcattcaagATGCTCATCGGAGGCTGGAGTCCTgctgtttagcaagtttgaatttgctccattcagtggtaagataattgttgcagttggaaggtacattccggaatgtaatgtaatgtgataacatatattttgttttgaatggaacaataattatcttatttattcacttttcgaatttatttattcattacgcaattttaattagttgaattcacgttatatttaattagtttttattcgaatacgcaattattcaaaacgcgactTTTCGAATCCTTCTTTTTGACGGATCCATCACATGTGATTCCATGCCATGTCATCGacgatttttctttcttcttgccGTCACCctccttcttcttgttcaactcaACGTTtccctgattctgagacatatctacataaaaaaaatcgGCGATCAAAACCTACATCATGTCGGAACAATTctacaataattcatcaaaacctaaactaatcctaaaaattataCCGTAATTAATCGTAACAATTCTatcacaaattcataacaacaaaatttcataacaaacctaaactaatcgcaacgattatacaacaattcatctaatcctaaaaattctaccataatttcataacaattctacaattctaacaatctaaacaattctaacataaacctaacaattcaaacaacctaaactatcataacatcataaaatcaataaacctCTATAATcacaatttaaccaaaaaaaactatcaaatcAATCACAAATAGCAACacaataggattcaaaaaacttacttgattttgtgctTGAAATTGTCTTTGAATGGCTTATGGTTTGTGAAATTCGCACCTATGGAAGCAAAAAAcgtaacaatggagttttggaaacttcTATGCTGTCTTGTTCATATCACGAACACAAccgcagttaactgccgctggaaggccaacggttgttaactgccggcGCCTTTCCtaacgatagttaactaccgctgggggtatttatgtattttacttgtgtcaataggaacATTCCtttgtcaaaaaagcaattttctaccCAATGTCATTGAGGGCCCATAGGATCCCAAGTCAATCTacttgaaaattgctcttctcgcTGTCATTTTTGTTCACAAGCACTGCAAAAATACCAAGCACCTCCGGagtattttgatattttcatgAGCACAAAATGAAAGTGTTAAGAGGAACTTTCAATCTACTCTTCTGTTTCCCTATATAAACACATGAAAGATACAAACATAAAATTGTTCCGTTTGTTCTGAAATTGCAACCATATTATGAGAAATATTTTCCGGAAGCAGACACCATATGTTTAAAGGGTTTCCGAGTTCTATATTATTTACTCTCTCACATCAGTTGCTTGTTCTCTCACCTCGGGTTCTATGTCCACACACTCAGTAGTATACGGTGTCCAGATACTACGTCGAAAATCGTGTGTCCAAATAGCATAGCTGATTAGTTATGCTTGTGAGAGGGGAGAACACTTCCTCAAACAAATCCATTGCTACCCTAAATATAAGGTATTTCTCCTAATTCTCAAAGCTACTTTAATACttaattccaacaaaaataCAGTGAGTAGTATCTTCAAAGCAAAAACAAGAGGCTGACAAACtgtaaacaaatataataaatacattAAACCTTTCAACTTGCAAGAGTAAAACCAAAGGCATACATATATACTACAATGAAATAAACTCTTTAAATACAGGCTTAGGGTGACATTGTTACTAGGCCCTAGAGTCCTATCAAAATCCATAAGGTAGAAATCTGTGCAGAATAATGCAGGCACTGTTACAAATCTTCCAGTTCCTAAAATCTTAATCGTTACTGACAACAACAATTCCATTATTTCGTACAATTGTTATCCAATCAAAGGAAATATTTTAGATGCAAATAAATTTCAGAATCAGTTCTCCGGTGGAACAGAAAGTTGTCGTCTACAAGTCTTCTAACAAAAACCAAGAATAATGCTCCTTATGCTCTTTTCTTGTCACGGCGTTTATAAAGTTTTGAACGCCGCTGCTTGAACAGATGCAAGTATAGTTTGAACCAAAGGAATGGATAAACTACGATTACGACCTGATTGACAGAAATGAAGCAGCATTGTAAGAATAAACAATTTATAGGTACAGATCagaacaaaatcaaacaaaattgaaagGGAACAAAATAACATTTCATATCACAGTGAAACTGAACGAATTTCTACGCGCTATATGAGCCGATTTCCAAGACTAAGCTTATTGAAGACCAAAAAACACCATGACTAATTGATGGTAACTATCAACTCCTTTTGAGGTTATAGGTTACACATAAAAATTTACCTTAAGGAAATCATAATAACTAAATGGGAGGCTTGAAAAGGAATCAGCATAGATATTCTTCTCCTTTATAATTGGAAGCGACTGGTACATCAACCATACTGCATTGTATTGACTAATCAGTTGCACTAGTTTATGAAAATGTTGATGATACTTGCATAAGAATGAAATGAGCGAGAACTCAATTTAAAATTCATTGATAAACAAAACTTAACGATAAGAGGAAGATATAATTATATGAACTCACGTTCTCCAGGAAACACTCCCACAGGATAAATCACAATAAACGCGGTGTACCTAATAATCAAAAGATAAAGAGGCAAGCATATACTTCAAAACAATATTGTAGTAATCTAACTTGTTAACCTCATATCTTCATCCCTATGGAGAATATAGAATAGTAAGATAGAAAAATGCCTGATATAGGTGATCCAAGAAGGACAGTTTCCCAAGCAACTGAAAGCATAATGTGAATATCTAATGATCTGCATATCCAAAGATTGAAGCAAAATCATCATTGAAGTCATGTTATATTCCTCTATAACACAATATTTATGGATTTGGATTGTAAACATAGTATACCATGAACATGAGTTAGGTATaaatgaagcacggacactcctcggattaggcgtgtcctaGTGTCGGACACgtcacatataattacactgaattatgtgattttctcaaattattaacgGTGTCGATGTATCAGTGTCCATGTCGTGTCTGTATCCGTGTTTCATAGGgtataagcaaaaaagaaaaagaaaaaggctacAGTACAAAACATGAGCTAAACACCTGACATTCTCTAAAAACAATGGAAGGGGttgtaaaggaaaagaaatctGTAAGCACATCACTAACAGAGAAACCAATTTTTTCGCGTGTTGTTATGAattaattttcttattgttAGTCTACTAAAACAAATCATATCATCTAGATGATAAAATAATGTCCTTTTTTCTCCTTGATGAATACGAGTACCTAACACCAACACTGCTTATCATAAACTGCTTTAAGTATTCTTATAACTAATAACAGTTTAAACAGAAAGCAAGGTCAAGGTAATAACTAAATTCTAAGAACACTCCAACTCTAAAAACACAGATATAAAAAAACGCAGACAGGAATATAAACGATTGATCATGGAATTCGACCAATTGTGCCTACGTCTCCAACAATATAGTGTCTGATGTAGTTTTTCAATTATCCAGTGGTTAGAGATATAGAGTACAAAGCCGTGTTTTCAATTATGCAATGCTATGCTCAACCATAAATGAACTACATCTAATTCAATcgaataaaaagtaaataaattaccTCGCCTATGCTCCACGCAAGAAAAGTGATAAAAACGGGAGGTAACTCCTGGACCTGGAGAAAGCACACAGCCAAAGACCTGAGTTAGAGATGGGATCGAATTACATCGGAGGAGTTACACTAACAATTACACTCATTCAGTAATATCCTACCAGATAAGTATTTTGGATTCAAAATTACTATCGTTATCGTATGAATAATCATATCTATAAATTTTGACATTAATCTATAATTATTTCCTATGTCATCGAGATGTGTCAAGATTAACGTCAATCAATTCAATAATCTAAACTAATGGCAATATCCATAGAATAAAATAGAACCTCATGAATTCCATTAACAATGGCAAGGACAAAGTGAGTCCTTCCTCCCCATTGCATCAAAGGAAGCAACGCTCCGCTTGGCACTAGTCCTGAAATTCATTTCATGAGTAGTGacaaaaatttcaacaacaataaataaatcatataacaGTTAGAAGGTAATTCAATGAATGATAGTGTAAAACCTACCAATGGCACCGTGTATAACTTCCAAGAATGCAGCACATTGCAGAAAACCttgaacaaacaaaatattgttgaattaatGATTAGGAGTGTATGAGTAAGGTGAATAGTAAATAATaattatcataatcatatagTACTGACTAATTAAGGTGCCAGCAGAAGCATAAGTTCCAGTGATGGAGGAAGTGGAGAGAAGATTGTACAAAATGTTGATTAACGAAACAAACCATCCAATTGCTTGAAAAGAGTTGTAAGCAAGGAGATAAAGTGTTGATATTTTGAGAGACATTGTTGTTATTATGGATTAGATTAGATTAAGATATTCTCATCGCCTTTTTCACAAAATACCAATGGCTTCTCTCAAGATATTCTACTAACATTGATGCATTGGGGAGGTGGTCCAATTTGCACCATTTGATTGTTAGGTGTAAAATTATTATGGCAAATAATAAGTAGTAAGTTTTTTTAGGTGATACCATGGAGTTTTGtttcattcaatatttttagGTCCCCATAAAAATCTCAAATGCACAaactttggtttttgtttttaagccACAACTCATGTGTACTTTTCCCATTtttaatgactttttttttttttttttttacagagatgTTTAAAATATTGTAACAATATCTCTTACAAAAAATTCAATATGTGTACTTTTCCCGTTCTTTAATGACATTTTTTACAagatgtttaaaatattataacagtATCTCTaacaaaatttttaaatatgaatttttaaacactaaaaatttaataaaattcatatttaattatccCGTGCTAAACATATAAACTTTCGCAAGAAAGATTTTAACGTACTAAACATtaatgtaaaaacaaaataaaaaatttgaaggataCACATGAGTTTATTTAAAAGCAGGGGTTAAAAGTTATGACGGAAAACATTTGAAGATTGaaacttcctaaaaaaaatttaa harbors:
- the LOC11406472 gene encoding very-long-chain (3R)-3-hydroxyacyl-CoA dehydratase 2, which translates into the protein MSLKISTLYLLAYNSFQAIGWFVSLINILYNLLSTSSITGTYASAGTLISFLQCAAFLEVIHGAIGLVPSGALLPLMQWGGRTHFVLAIVNGIHEVQELPPVFITFLAWSIGEIIRYSHYAFSCLGNCPSWITYIRYTAFIVIYPVGVFPGELWLMYQSLPIIKEKNIYADSFSSLPFSYYDFLKVVIVVYPFLWFKLYLHLFKQRRSKLYKRRDKKRA